Proteins from a single region of Runella sp. SP2:
- a CDS encoding chromate resistance protein ChrB domain-containing protein, with amino-acid sequence MKWITRERPKIDRIACPWLIRKFIDEDAEFIFVPFDEVITHGEKVKAIPFDVPNVELTHYGDKCTFDALLEKYGIEDDALQIMAGIVRGADTDRHDFAPEAAGLWAISAGLAYNIKDDHALLEQGMVIYDALYTWATHLYRSKHLQTPFEDLLVSAMQKALERNPSRRKPAWAIALKEMIQDQIDTQLSLKDISKELDINPAYLSREFSKYFENVSYGDYIRKLRIEKALDLLENSDHTLTEIAYLTGFSDQSHFTRIFKKIIGVNPSLYRKTKK; translated from the coding sequence ATGAAATGGATAACCCGTGAACGCCCCAAAATTGACCGTATCGCCTGTCCGTGGCTTATACGAAAATTTATTGACGAGGATGCTGAGTTTATTTTTGTGCCTTTCGACGAGGTGATTACCCATGGCGAAAAGGTGAAGGCCATTCCTTTTGATGTTCCGAATGTAGAACTAACGCATTACGGTGATAAGTGTACGTTTGATGCACTTCTCGAAAAATACGGCATTGAAGACGATGCGCTGCAAATCATGGCGGGCATTGTCAGAGGTGCTGATACCGACCGACATGATTTTGCGCCCGAAGCAGCAGGGTTGTGGGCAATTTCGGCTGGACTTGCCTATAACATAAAAGATGACCACGCTTTACTAGAACAAGGAATGGTTATCTATGACGCACTGTACACTTGGGCGACTCATCTGTATAGAAGTAAGCATTTACAAACGCCGTTTGAAGATTTATTGGTAAGTGCGATGCAAAAAGCATTGGAGCGAAATCCTTCGAGACGAAAACCAGCGTGGGCGATTGCTCTGAAAGAGATGATTCAGGACCAGATTGATACCCAGTTGTCACTAAAAGATATTTCCAAAGAATTAGACATTAACCCTGCGTACCTGTCTAGGGAGTTTTCGAAGTACTTTGAAAATGTTAGCTACGGCGATTATATCCGAAAGCTTCGTATCGAAAAAGCCCTTGATTTGTTAGAAAACTCTGACCATACCCTGACGGAGATTGCGTACTTAACGGGGTTTTCTGACCAAAGCCATTTTACCCGTATTTTCAAAAAAATAATTGGTGTCAATCCTTCTTTGTATCGAAAAACAAAAAAGTAA
- a CDS encoding TonB-dependent receptor plug domain-containing protein → MKIPLLSLLLVLFSVGVIAQTATLKGRVYTKENGGVGHANVKLTQSNVVVAADENGFFVLKNVPYGQHELVITSVEIEPQQVKVAINKPQTSLSVAAKPKNFELNEVRVVQKSEKKEIETVGFAVNVVETKEVAQRNIQTNELLDRTVGIRVRQNGGLGSAVNYNLNGMSGNSVRVFIDGIPISTYGESFSLNSIPPALIERVEVYKGVIPAHLADDALGGAINVILKKGAMNNLSASISYGSFNTFQTNFNGTYRNEKTGFTVKASAFHNYSDNDYEVWGKFVRNILPNGRYEYVRARRFNDAYRSTGGQVQLGFMNVKWADQFLIGYNGSDDYKEVQHGTYMSIPYMGRFTESQANVVSLNYVKKNFLTRGLEFNVNAMYSQRGQVVVDTVKWNYNWYGQISVGLNGNPIMRPTGAQQAAPTILHIDRNVSTFRAGLNYDLNKNHRLVLNHIYYAIDRREQDFMRSELERTFIGTRNLQKNITSAAYEAKLFENRLKSNLFAKFYEQSIDRVDPVLRLVDGQNVRQENRANSSKKHTGYGLAMSYTLHPSFILLTSAEKAVRLPSEGEVFGSPGENIIENFGIRPEVSYNYNLGLNAGNFYAGKHRYSFTVSGFIRDTRDKIVQRINPRVNDALQTNPFENLGKNKAIGFEADLHYSFDNNLRVDVNMSKFNSVFNVQYDANGREYDYYNRQLPNEPYWTTNANVQYTIKDLFKKKSALNLYYGFRFVERFYTTWLILDDFRTPRQYIQDLGVSYSFPQNKFVVSADVKNVFDQQAYDNFAVQKPGRAFYLKLNYLINNF, encoded by the coding sequence ATGAAAATACCACTTCTTTCGCTGCTACTGGTTTTGTTTTCTGTAGGTGTTATTGCACAAACTGCCACGTTAAAAGGCCGTGTTTATACCAAAGAAAACGGGGGAGTGGGACACGCCAATGTAAAGTTGACACAAAGCAATGTGGTGGTAGCGGCTGATGAAAATGGTTTTTTTGTCCTGAAAAACGTGCCTTACGGGCAGCATGAGTTGGTTATTACGTCGGTCGAAATAGAACCACAACAAGTAAAGGTGGCAATCAATAAGCCTCAGACCTCCCTTTCTGTTGCTGCTAAACCCAAAAATTTTGAACTGAACGAAGTACGAGTCGTTCAAAAATCAGAGAAAAAAGAAATCGAGACTGTAGGGTTTGCCGTGAATGTCGTTGAAACCAAAGAAGTAGCCCAACGAAATATCCAAACCAATGAGTTACTAGACCGAACAGTAGGAATACGGGTTCGGCAGAATGGCGGATTGGGCTCTGCCGTAAATTATAACCTAAACGGGATGTCGGGAAATTCAGTACGGGTGTTCATTGACGGAATCCCGATTTCTACCTACGGAGAGTCATTTAGCCTAAATAGTATTCCGCCTGCCTTGATTGAACGTGTAGAAGTCTATAAAGGGGTGATTCCAGCGCATTTGGCCGATGATGCCTTGGGGGGAGCTATCAATGTCATTTTGAAGAAAGGCGCAATGAATAATCTCTCTGCCTCCATTTCTTACGGCTCTTTTAATACGTTTCAAACAAACTTCAACGGGACATACCGTAACGAAAAAACGGGCTTTACGGTAAAAGCGTCGGCCTTTCACAATTACTCAGACAACGACTACGAGGTGTGGGGGAAATTTGTGAGAAACATTTTACCCAATGGACGTTACGAATACGTAAGAGCCCGACGTTTCAACGACGCCTATCGTTCCACAGGTGGACAGGTTCAGCTGGGTTTCATGAATGTAAAATGGGCCGACCAATTTTTGATTGGTTACAATGGCTCCGACGATTACAAAGAAGTCCAACATGGGACGTATATGTCTATCCCGTACATGGGGCGCTTCACCGAATCGCAAGCAAATGTCGTGAGTCTCAATTATGTCAAGAAAAACTTCCTGACCCGAGGGCTAGAGTTCAACGTCAATGCCATGTATAGCCAACGCGGGCAAGTGGTGGTCGATACGGTAAAATGGAACTACAATTGGTATGGCCAAATAAGCGTTGGATTGAACGGAAATCCCATTATGCGCCCAACGGGTGCCCAACAGGCAGCTCCAACCATCCTGCACATCGACCGCAATGTGAGTACTTTTCGAGCAGGGCTGAACTATGATTTGAACAAAAACCATCGCTTAGTGCTGAATCATATTTATTATGCCATCGACCGTCGGGAGCAAGATTTTATGCGTTCAGAATTGGAAAGAACTTTTATCGGAACGCGTAACCTCCAAAAAAACATCACATCAGCAGCCTACGAGGCTAAGTTGTTTGAGAATCGGCTGAAAAGCAATCTTTTTGCCAAATTTTATGAGCAAAGCATCGACCGAGTTGACCCTGTATTGCGCTTGGTGGATGGCCAAAATGTGCGTCAAGAAAACCGTGCCAATAGCAGTAAAAAACACACTGGCTATGGATTGGCCATGTCATACACACTTCATCCAAGTTTTATTCTGTTGACTTCGGCTGAGAAAGCTGTGCGTTTGCCGTCTGAAGGGGAAGTGTTTGGTAGCCCAGGTGAAAATATTATCGAGAACTTCGGGATTCGTCCTGAAGTAAGCTACAATTACAATCTCGGCCTAAACGCAGGAAATTTTTATGCAGGAAAGCACCGCTACTCTTTCACAGTTTCGGGCTTTATCCGTGATACCCGCGATAAAATTGTGCAGCGCATCAACCCACGCGTAAATGACGCCCTGCAAACCAATCCTTTTGAAAACTTGGGAAAAAACAAGGCGATTGGTTTTGAAGCTGACCTTCATTATTCTTTTGATAACAACCTGCGGGTGGATGTGAACATGTCGAAGTTTAACTCGGTATTTAATGTGCAATATGATGCCAATGGCCGAGAATATGATTACTACAACCGACAGCTCCCCAACGAGCCGTACTGGACGACCAACGCCAATGTTCAATACACGATAAAGGATTTGTTCAAAAAGAAATCAGCGCTCAATCTCTATTATGGGTTTCGTTTTGTAGAACGATTTTACACTACTTGGTTGATTTTGGACGATTTTCGGACGCCACGCCAGTACATACAAGACTTGGGTGTGAGTTATTCTTTTCCTCAAAACAAATTTGTGGTAAGTGCCGACGTCAAAAATGTATTTGACCAACAAGCCTACGACAACTTTGCGGTACAGAAACCTGGTCGGGCCTTTTATTTGAAGCTTAACTATTTGATTAATAATTTCTAA
- a CDS encoding sialidase family protein, which yields MLKLLIPISLLFVSLFWKGMSSKEENRDIVVCAATPLLNEEMSPDRPTNLVVDAPIALDPTKSYTLPTLTTNSKGEVVLYWTEKDPQNLISLYFSTSKDGKTFGEKKLVFADAGLGTGRLMRPKLLFKKNGDMVAVFSYRPGGATPPREARSATPSHETNHNNHGTQAAPPQARPKRSSEIRFTVSKDGGSSWTTPTSVDTDTSKLIRGFFDAVVLPNDEIAVAYLKDVKGSTKHEERDLRLAVSKNGVFQAERLIDPVVCDCCNISMVVDQSGALHMVYRDNNNDVRDMAHIISKDNGMTFSAPKILYNDKWEIKGCPHSGATSASTKTEQYITWFSGTRNGQSGIRLTNSSGNLLKVLDANAKNASIAADAKTAVWVWEQTSEAGTTSVFYSKVDNGKLLGSQSVNNSNNGQNASSLAYNGKVLIAYEVVTADKKTALALQTVD from the coding sequence ATGTTAAAATTACTAATTCCAATTTCGTTGCTGTTCGTAAGCCTTTTTTGGAAAGGGATGAGTTCCAAAGAAGAGAATCGTGACATTGTAGTATGTGCTGCCACGCCATTGCTCAATGAAGAAATGAGTCCTGACCGACCCACCAACTTAGTTGTGGACGCTCCTATCGCCTTGGATCCAACCAAGTCTTATACCTTACCAACCTTGACTACCAACAGCAAAGGCGAGGTGGTTTTATATTGGACAGAAAAAGACCCTCAAAACCTCATTTCGCTGTATTTTTCTACTTCAAAAGATGGAAAAACGTTTGGGGAAAAGAAGTTGGTCTTTGCAGATGCAGGTTTAGGAACTGGCCGTTTGATGCGCCCCAAGTTATTATTCAAGAAAAATGGGGATATGGTAGCCGTATTTTCTTACCGTCCAGGTGGAGCAACGCCACCACGAGAAGCACGTTCCGCAACCCCTAGTCACGAAACCAATCATAACAATCACGGTACGCAAGCTGCCCCTCCACAGGCAAGGCCAAAACGTAGTTCAGAAATCAGGTTTACAGTTTCTAAAGACGGCGGAAGTTCATGGACAACCCCAACGTCGGTTGATACCGATACCAGCAAACTCATCCGTGGTTTTTTCGATGCAGTAGTGTTGCCTAATGATGAAATTGCCGTGGCTTACTTGAAAGACGTAAAAGGAAGTACCAAGCACGAAGAACGTGATTTGCGTTTGGCGGTATCAAAAAATGGCGTTTTTCAGGCAGAAAGACTTATTGACCCAGTTGTTTGTGATTGCTGTAATATTAGCATGGTTGTGGACCAATCGGGGGCATTGCACATGGTTTATCGCGACAACAATAACGACGTGCGGGACATGGCGCATATTATCTCAAAAGACAATGGAATGACGTTCTCTGCGCCCAAAATTTTGTACAACGACAAATGGGAAATCAAAGGCTGCCCACATTCAGGTGCCACTTCGGCTTCTACAAAAACCGAACAATACATCACTTGGTTTTCAGGAACGCGCAACGGCCAATCGGGCATTCGTTTGACCAACTCATCGGGTAATTTATTAAAAGTGTTGGATGCCAATGCGAAAAATGCTTCAATCGCTGCCGATGCGAAAACCGCCGTTTGGGTATGGGAGCAGACCTCAGAAGCAGGTACTACCAGCGTTTTTTACAGTAAAGTTGATAACGGAAAGTTGCTTGGCAGCCAATCTGTTAACAACTCCAACAATGGACAAAACGCCAGTAGTTTAGCCTACAATGGCAAAGTACTCATCGCCTACGAAGTTGTCACTGCTGATAAGAAAACAGCCCTCGCATTACAAACCGTTGACTAA
- a CDS encoding efflux transporter outer membrane subunit translates to MDIKPRNLLVILLLGGIIAGCKVPPMATQREFEPLPATFESNTDTANSAQIQWRDYFQDSTLTALIETALVNNFDALTAIQRIEMARSNVRATEGLLRPTVWGGGSTALRRFGLYTMDGAGNATTDIVEGKAVPTHLPDFFVGLTASWEVDIWKKLRTQREAALARYLASVEAKNWITTNLVAGVANAYYDLLALDNEREIVRQTIGLQEEALKIVKVQKQAGVANELAVEQFEAQLLNSQHTEVAIVQAITETENVIHGLLGRFPQPIIRDKTQLSRAVATQIQTGMPSELLKNRPDIRAAELELMATKADLLAARAAFFPSLSLTGMLGLQAFNPKFLVTTPQSLAYSVVGNLAGPIINRSAIVAQFNGAQAVQIEALYNYQKTILDGYIEVNNQLANLRNLAQMFDLKNREAMLLTRSIETSSKLYRTGRASYLEVLFAQQNALQAKLVLINTQKQQQQTTVNLYRALGGGWK, encoded by the coding sequence ATGGATATAAAACCAAGAAATCTGCTAGTCATCCTGCTGTTGGGAGGAATTATTGCAGGATGTAAAGTGCCTCCTATGGCTACCCAACGCGAATTTGAACCGCTTCCTGCCACATTTGAAAGTAACACAGATACCGCAAACAGCGCCCAGATTCAATGGCGAGACTATTTTCAAGACAGTACGTTGACGGCGCTGATTGAAACAGCGTTGGTCAATAACTTTGATGCTCTAACCGCCATTCAACGGATTGAGATGGCGCGTTCCAACGTGAGAGCAACGGAAGGATTGCTTAGACCAACGGTTTGGGGAGGAGGCTCAACGGCCCTGCGCCGTTTTGGACTATATACAATGGATGGCGCGGGAAACGCCACGACCGACATTGTGGAGGGGAAAGCTGTTCCAACTCACCTTCCTGATTTTTTTGTAGGCTTGACGGCCTCGTGGGAAGTGGATATTTGGAAAAAACTTCGCACGCAACGAGAAGCTGCCTTGGCGCGGTATTTGGCAAGTGTCGAAGCAAAAAATTGGATTACGACCAATTTGGTGGCGGGCGTTGCCAATGCTTATTATGATTTGTTGGCACTTGACAACGAGCGAGAAATTGTTCGGCAAACCATTGGTTTACAGGAAGAAGCCCTTAAAATTGTAAAAGTGCAAAAACAAGCAGGAGTAGCCAACGAACTGGCCGTAGAACAGTTTGAAGCCCAACTTCTGAATAGTCAACACACAGAAGTAGCTATAGTACAGGCAATTACTGAGACCGAAAATGTCATTCATGGACTGTTGGGGCGCTTTCCCCAGCCAATTATTCGGGATAAAACCCAACTATCGCGAGCGGTCGCGACCCAGATTCAAACGGGAATGCCGTCAGAATTACTCAAAAACCGTCCCGACATTCGAGCGGCTGAGTTAGAACTTATGGCAACTAAAGCCGACTTACTAGCAGCGAGGGCAGCCTTCTTTCCATCGCTTAGCTTAACGGGAATGTTGGGGTTACAGGCATTTAATCCGAAATTTTTGGTGACTACGCCTCAGTCGTTGGCTTATTCGGTAGTAGGAAATTTGGCAGGCCCTATTATCAATCGTTCAGCCATTGTCGCGCAGTTCAATGGGGCGCAAGCTGTGCAAATTGAGGCGTTGTATAATTACCAAAAGACAATTTTAGATGGGTATATTGAAGTCAATAACCAATTGGCCAACCTACGCAATTTAGCCCAGATGTTTGACCTTAAAAATCGGGAAGCGATGTTGCTAACTCGCTCAATAGAAACGTCTAGCAAATTGTATCGAACGGGGAGGGCGTCTTATTTAGAAGTGCTTTTTGCCCAACAAAATGCGTTGCAGGCGAAATTGGTGCTTATCAATACCCAAAAACAGCAGCAACAAACAACGGTTAACTTATATCGTGCTTTGGGTGGAGGCTGGAAATAA
- a CDS encoding efflux RND transporter permease subunit yields MFNQFIHRPVLSVVIAMIITLLGLLMLTRLPMTQFPSIAPPEVNVTVEYTGANAETVTKAALVPIERAINGVPGMKYMSSDAGNDGVGVVQVIFEVGTDPDVAAVNVQNRVAAVMGELPAEVIRNGVKIAKEENAMLMYLNIYSKDSTMEEKFLYNFADINVLAELKRVKGVGYADILGAREYAMRIWLKPDKMLNYAISTEDVLEALEEQNVEAAPGKVGESNDKTPQALQYVIKYGGKYNTPEKYENIPIKSNADGQILRIKDVADVEFGTTYFDVEAKINGRPTAAIMLKQLPGSNASEVIAQVKERMATIKERVFLKGMDYELSYDVSRFLDASVHEVIKTLIEAFILVALVVFLFLQDVRSTLIPTVTVPVSLVGTFFFMQLFGFSLNLITLFALVLAIGIVIDDAIVVVEAVHAKLETGKYSPRKATEKAMKEISGAIIAITLVMSAVFVPTSFMTGPVGIFYKQFSLTMAIAIVLSGVSALTLTPALCGLFLKNTHGEHSNQGFLARFFAGFNRWYEGLSSQYQRLLSVIVNRRVVTLGILLAFCAGTGILGKLIPSGFIPNEDQGTFYVSITTPSGSTLERTKAVVDEVQRACQSLESVESISTLAGTNILSDGTGATYGTCLINLKDWESRKETVDEVIEQVTERTQHIKDARLEYFPPPAVPGYGNASGFELRLLDKTGSGDFKAMEAVVTQFIKDLKARPEIASAFTIFDASFPQYLLHIDEDKAAQKEVTINKAMGALQTLLGSEYATNFIKYGQMYKVMVQALPQYRAKPEDILNLYVKNNKGEMVPLSAFVRIERVYGVDQVTRYNMYPSAELNGEPAEGYSSGSAIEAVQATAREKLPTGYDIDWAGISRDEVETGNQAVYIFAICLLFVYLLLSAQYESFLLPLPVVFSLPTGIFGTFLFLHFLGLENNIYAQIAMVMLIGLLGKNAILIVEFATLRHREGATVVEAAIESAKVRLRPILMTSFAFIAGLLPLMFATGAGAIGNRTIGTAAAGGMLFGTVFGVIVIPGLYVIFGTLAEKLKKTTQKEEKPLTEERLKKWI; encoded by the coding sequence ATGTTTAATCAATTCATACATCGACCCGTACTGTCGGTAGTCATCGCCATGATTATCACACTACTGGGTTTATTGATGCTCACCCGACTGCCCATGACGCAGTTCCCGAGCATTGCCCCGCCCGAAGTAAACGTAACCGTCGAATACACGGGAGCCAACGCTGAAACGGTTACAAAAGCTGCCCTCGTTCCGATTGAACGGGCCATTAATGGCGTACCAGGAATGAAATACATGTCGTCGGACGCAGGAAACGATGGAGTGGGCGTAGTACAAGTCATTTTTGAAGTAGGCACCGATCCCGACGTGGCGGCGGTCAACGTCCAAAACCGCGTAGCTGCCGTGATGGGGGAACTTCCCGCAGAGGTGATTCGGAACGGCGTAAAAATAGCCAAAGAGGAAAATGCCATGTTGATGTACCTCAACATCTATAGCAAGGACAGCACGATGGAAGAAAAATTCCTCTACAATTTTGCGGACATCAATGTATTGGCCGAACTCAAGCGGGTAAAAGGCGTAGGGTACGCCGATATTTTGGGGGCGCGCGAGTACGCCATGCGTATTTGGCTCAAACCCGACAAAATGCTCAATTATGCCATTTCTACGGAAGACGTACTGGAGGCATTGGAAGAACAAAACGTGGAAGCTGCTCCAGGAAAAGTAGGGGAGAGCAACGACAAAACCCCGCAGGCATTGCAGTATGTCATCAAGTACGGCGGCAAGTACAACACGCCCGAAAAGTACGAGAACATTCCTATCAAGTCTAATGCCGATGGGCAGATTTTGCGCATCAAAGACGTCGCCGATGTAGAGTTTGGAACGACGTATTTTGACGTAGAAGCCAAAATCAACGGTCGTCCTACGGCGGCCATCATGCTCAAACAACTCCCAGGCTCGAATGCCAGTGAGGTGATTGCCCAAGTGAAAGAACGAATGGCGACCATCAAAGAACGCGTTTTCTTGAAAGGAATGGACTATGAACTTAGCTACGACGTGTCTCGCTTTTTGGATGCGTCCGTCCACGAAGTGATCAAGACCCTGATTGAAGCCTTTATTTTGGTGGCTTTGGTGGTGTTTTTGTTTTTGCAAGACGTTCGCTCTACGCTCATTCCTACCGTTACGGTGCCTGTGTCGTTGGTAGGGACGTTTTTCTTTATGCAGTTGTTTGGGTTTTCGCTCAACCTCATCACGTTATTTGCGCTGGTATTGGCCATCGGAATTGTGATTGACGACGCCATTGTGGTCGTGGAGGCGGTTCATGCAAAGCTAGAAACGGGAAAATATTCTCCCCGAAAAGCCACCGAAAAAGCTATGAAAGAAATCAGTGGAGCCATTATTGCCATTACGTTGGTCATGTCGGCGGTGTTTGTACCCACTTCGTTTATGACGGGCCCTGTGGGAATTTTCTACAAACAATTTTCTCTAACGATGGCCATCGCGATTGTGCTCTCGGGGGTAAGTGCCTTGACGCTGACGCCTGCGCTTTGTGGCTTGTTTTTGAAAAATACCCACGGCGAACATTCCAATCAAGGATTCTTAGCTCGCTTTTTTGCGGGGTTCAACCGTTGGTACGAAGGGTTGTCGAGTCAATACCAACGCCTACTTTCGGTCATCGTCAACCGCCGAGTGGTTACGTTGGGGATATTGCTGGCGTTTTGCGCTGGGACGGGTATTTTGGGGAAATTAATTCCGTCAGGTTTTATTCCCAACGAAGACCAAGGTACTTTTTACGTGAGTATTACCACGCCGTCGGGTTCCACCCTCGAACGTACCAAAGCCGTGGTCGATGAGGTGCAGCGAGCGTGCCAAAGCCTCGAATCGGTCGAGTCGATTTCTACGTTGGCAGGTACCAATATCCTTTCGGACGGGACAGGAGCTACCTACGGTACGTGCTTAATTAACCTCAAAGACTGGGAAAGTCGCAAAGAAACGGTGGACGAAGTAATTGAACAAGTTACTGAGCGTACCCAACACATCAAAGACGCCCGCCTTGAGTATTTTCCACCGCCTGCCGTGCCTGGTTATGGCAATGCTAGTGGGTTTGAATTACGTTTGTTAGATAAAACGGGGAGTGGCGACTTCAAAGCGATGGAAGCCGTCGTCACGCAGTTTATCAAAGACCTCAAAGCCCGCCCCGAAATCGCATCGGCATTTACCATTTTTGACGCGAGTTTTCCCCAATACCTTTTGCACATTGATGAAGACAAAGCGGCGCAAAAAGAAGTGACCATCAACAAAGCGATGGGCGCACTCCAGACCCTACTGGGAAGTGAATATGCCACCAACTTCATCAAGTACGGCCAAATGTACAAAGTAATGGTACAGGCACTTCCGCAATACCGAGCCAAGCCCGAAGACATCCTCAACCTATACGTGAAGAATAACAAAGGAGAAATGGTGCCTTTGTCGGCCTTTGTGCGTATCGAACGGGTATATGGGGTTGATCAGGTAACCCGTTACAACATGTACCCCTCGGCAGAGCTGAACGGCGAACCCGCAGAAGGCTACAGTAGTGGCAGCGCCATTGAAGCCGTGCAGGCAACGGCACGCGAAAAACTCCCAACGGGTTATGACATTGACTGGGCGGGGATTAGCCGCGACGAAGTGGAAACGGGCAACCAAGCCGTTTATATCTTTGCCATTTGTTTGCTGTTCGTGTATTTGTTGTTATCGGCTCAGTACGAAAGCTTCTTGTTGCCGCTTCCTGTCGTGTTTTCGCTTCCAACTGGGATTTTTGGGACGTTCTTATTTCTCCACTTTTTGGGGTTAGAGAACAACATTTATGCCCAAATCGCGATGGTGATGCTCATTGGGTTGTTGGGAAAAAATGCCATTCTAATTGTAGAATTTGCAACGCTTCGTCACCGCGAAGGTGCGACGGTGGTTGAGGCCGCAATTGAGAGTGCCAAAGTGCGCCTTCGGCCCATTTTGATGACATCCTTTGCGTTTATCGCGGGATTATTACCGCTGATGTTTGCGACGGGTGCGGGAGCTATTGGCAACCGTACCATCGGTACGGCAGCCGCAGGAGGAATGCTGTTTGGGACTGTTTTTGGCGTGATTGTCATTCCTGGACTGTACGTCATTTTTGGAACATTGGCCGAAAAATTGAAAAAAACTACCCAAAAAGAAGAAAAACCACTCACCGAAGAGCGCCTAAAAAAATGGATATAA
- a CDS encoding efflux RND transporter periplasmic adaptor subunit: protein MKPFVVLAGISTCLIMLWSCTKETKTAQATQEILPVTQPIIIDTTYTQEYVASIASLQNVELRSKIGGYIEAVLVDEGKPVRAGQTLFRLGSQAYRQELNKAQAILRSSQAEAKTLALEIKNTRLLVEQNVVSKSELDIVESKLETLKAKIEETESDVANAQLQLSLTEIKAPFSGVIGRIPNKTGSLVDEGTLLTTLSNNQDVFAYFNVTEKEYLDFTEQNEVGRRRSVKLLLANGQPYSQTGVIETVDSQFDKSTGTIAFRAKFPNPKQVLKNGASGKVQLTNSLKNALIIPQKSVFEVQDRNCVYVLDAENKVSQRNVQITQRLPQLYVIGAGLTTTDKVLYEGIQRVTDGDLVSPKLMPMRQVMAGMGQK, encoded by the coding sequence ATGAAACCATTCGTAGTGTTGGCGGGTATTTCTACCTGCCTAATAATGCTTTGGTCGTGCACCAAAGAGACAAAAACTGCACAAGCTACCCAAGAAATATTGCCTGTTACCCAGCCTATTATCATTGACACAACTTACACCCAAGAGTACGTAGCCTCCATTGCTTCGCTCCAAAATGTGGAATTGAGAAGCAAAATCGGCGGGTACATCGAAGCGGTATTGGTGGACGAAGGCAAACCTGTACGGGCGGGTCAAACGCTATTTCGACTAGGAAGTCAAGCGTACCGCCAAGAGCTTAACAAAGCACAAGCCATCCTCAGAAGTTCCCAAGCGGAAGCAAAAACATTGGCCCTCGAAATAAAAAACACCCGCCTCCTCGTAGAACAAAACGTGGTCTCGAAATCTGAATTGGACATCGTGGAGTCGAAGCTCGAAACCCTCAAAGCCAAAATCGAAGAAACGGAATCGGATGTGGCCAATGCCCAACTGCAATTGTCGCTTACCGAAATCAAAGCCCCCTTTAGCGGCGTCATTGGGCGTATTCCTAACAAAACGGGGAGTTTGGTGGACGAAGGTACGCTGCTGACTACCCTGTCCAACAACCAAGATGTATTTGCCTATTTCAACGTCACCGAAAAAGAATACTTGGATTTTACGGAGCAAAACGAGGTCGGCCGACGTCGCTCAGTCAAGCTACTGTTGGCCAACGGTCAGCCCTATTCCCAAACGGGCGTCATCGAAACCGTTGATAGCCAGTTTGATAAAAGCACGGGGACGATAGCCTTTCGTGCCAAATTCCCGAACCCTAAACAGGTGCTAAAAAACGGAGCGAGTGGAAAAGTGCAACTCACCAACTCGCTTAAAAATGCGTTGATTATCCCTCAAAAATCAGTGTTTGAGGTGCAAGACCGAAACTGTGTCTATGTGCTTGACGCTGAAAACAAAGTCAGCCAGCGTAATGTACAAATCACCCAGCGGTTGCCGCAACTCTATGTAATAGGGGCGGGATTAACGACAACGGATAAGGTGTTGTACGAAGGCATTCAGCGAGTGACTGATGGCGATTTAGTTTCGCCAAAGTTGATGCCGATGCGTCAGGTAATGGCAGGTATGGGACAGAAATAG